The Pseudomonadota bacterium genome contains the following window.
AGATCGGAGTCATAATAACCCCAAGTGGATGTAGCACTGCGGCAAACAAGGCAATAAATCCTACCGCGGCGAGCAAGACTCCGCGGCGCCAGGGGGAAATATCGCTACTCTGCATCCCATACTGGGCTATTACTATCGCCAAAAAGGCGCACATGACGAGAGCGCCCTCCGGTCTGGCCATTACAAATAGAAATGGAAATGCGCCGAGACTCATGCTTAGAGAGTAGGTAGCTATTAAGCTCCTAGGCACGAGACGTGCATTATTTGTAAGGATCTTAAAGAGCAACCAAACATCTAGCAGAGCGATTGCAAGACCTAGGCCACGTAACCACATAAGATTAGGAATAACTCCATAAAGCGCACCTAATATCATGCGCGGCACGACCCAGAGCAAAGGAGTCTCTTGACTGAACTCGGTTGTACACTGCGGCCACATAAACAACATGCGCCCGCCCTCTCGGAAGTATCGGCCGAGGATATACTCGTACGCTATCTCATCAAAATAGACCGGATTCAAGGCGGCTATAGCGTAGGAGCCAAGAAACCAAAGAGCTATAAGTACGGTCCAAATACCGCCACCAGCACGAACTACTGGCTCTGTTTGTTGAATAGAGCTTTGCACGTAGTGTGGTTAACACAGGGGCATAGGCTTAGCCAGCACTAAAGGTTTTGCCCAGCTCTAGCTATCGCAGCCTTACGGATCTAGAGCGATTTCCGTTGTCATCCTTGACATAGCACCTGGTATGAACCTTCGGTCGGCGACGTTCTAGCTCGTAATAGCCAGAGAGATCACTGACTCGAGTTGCAACCTGGCGTTTTTTACAGAGCAGATGAACAGCCTTATCCGCTAATAAGTTGCCGTTAGAATCGAATATCTCACCGAAGAGATAGGCGCGCCTCTGCGAGCGCTCAATTGAAAGGGTCAACGTATTATTGCCAACTAAAACATCCGTTGGCGGCGTTGGGGCTATTCCAGAGATGGCAACTGCAATAGCGCTAGCCGCATTTATCCTACCACCCGTTACGATACGGCCAAGTAAAGATGCCTGGGAATCAACCGTATTCATTATAATAGTTTTAATATCCGCATAGCCTAGGGTTGGATTAACCCCCTTGATAAGCGCGGCAAGCCCTGCGACATGTGGCGTAGCCATCGAGGTACCACTAAAGCTCTGGTATGCATCGCTAGGTGTGGTGCTTAAAATGTCAGATCCAGGCGCCGCTACATCGACCTTTGTTACGCCATAGTTTGAGAAGTTCGTCAAAACATCGCTAGAATTAGTCGCGGCAACGACCAAAATATTATCCGCAGAGAAGTTCCCCGGATATGACGGCACGCTATCGTTATCGCTAGACTCATTCCCTGCGGCGACTACGAGCAGGACATTTTGTGTGCGCGCATATGTTACCGCGTTCTGAAGCACCTGTGCATTAGAGGGTCCGCCCAATGAGAGGTTAATTACTGAGGCCCCGCGATCTGCTGCGTATTCGATCCCCGCTGCAACATCGGAGAGAAAGCCACTGCCCTGGCTATCAAGAACCTTGACCGCCAATAGACCCACCTGCCAATTAACCCCAGTTACGCCACGGGCGTTGTTGCCGCGAGCTCCGATCGTACCAGCAACGTGCGTGCCGTGCTCATTGTCATCCATCGGATTGCGATCCGTGTTAGCGAAGTCGTACCCATAGTAATCATCAACAAAACCGTTGCCATCATCGTCCACCCCGTTTGCTGGGGTCTCGCCTGAGTTAAGCTGAATATTTCCCTGCAGGTCCGGATGCATGTAGTCGATGCCGGTATCAACAACAGCTACAACTACGCTGCTTGAGCCGGTCGTAATATCCCACGCCGCAGGTGCGCCAATCCTCTCCATGCCGTAAAGTGCCGAATAGTTGGTATCGTTTGGTATACCTGCGGCATGGAAGAGGACATTCGCCTCACAGGTGACCGAGGTAGTCGGATTATTCCTGTACACCTCGGCACAGATAGCGGCTATGGCAGCGTCATTTACTACCACAGGATTAAACGATTGTGCGGCGACAACATCAGTCGTAGATACTACGCCTATGGAGCTCGACCCCTGGGACCGTTGTATATGCAGGTGCGCTGGTGTTCGCAGGTTCTTTATGTTGCGCGCCGCAGCACGGGTCTGGAGATCTCGGGGAAATGAGACTACAACCTCCTTGCCCGGAACGATAAGCCGCAGTGGCTCTGCGTAAGATAGTGGCTCTGCGTGAGCTAGTGGCTCTGTGTAAGCTAGTGGCTCTGCGTGAGCTGTTGAAAAAGCTATGCCGTACAGCAACAGCGTTCCATACAACCCTATAGGCAGAGATCTTAATAAGGGAAGTGATTTAAAGATACTTTTAAGGTGCATAGAAACAGATGCTCCAAGTAGATATACCACTGCGCTTTTATACTCCTATCTTAAGTACTATGCGAATAATTTATTAAGTCTTTGTGTTCAAAGCGTTACATTAACTAACGGGTGTGTTGTGGTAGCGGATGTTTGCGTCGCCAATCAATGATCTCAAGCGTTGCAATGCCTGCTTCTAGTCCCTTATTGCGCTGATCGTCTTGGCTGCGTGCAGCGGCGTCTTCAATTTTATCCACCGGCAGGATCTCGTTTATGATCGGAACATCACACTCGAACATCACGCGCTCAAGTCCACTCATACAGAGATCTTTAACGATATCAAAGTGGTAGGTATCACCCTTGAGAATAACTCCGAAGACGATTATCGCCTCTAGTGTTGGATCGCACTGCATCAGCCTACGAGCAGCAAGGGGGATCTCAAGACATCCTGGAACGATATGAATTTGCGGCTCGGCACAACCACCATCCTCAAGCACCCCAAGGCATTTTTTGATCATCGCCTCGGAGTATTCACGGTACCACTTAGAGGCGATGATCGCCACATTGGCGCCCTCAACGCGGGGCAGCTGCGCTATGTTATATGAGGCCTGCGCCATGAATATACTCTCATGCTATATACCGAAGAAGGGACTCGAACCCCCACACCCTTGCGAGTAGCGGATTTTGAATCCGCCGCGTCTACCATTCCGCCACTCCGGCCCAACGATGTAAGGTTTTAGACGTATTTCAGGAACAATTCAAGCGTCGATACTCAAGCCCTTACTGCGCCTCGAATTCGGTCCTCAATCTGCTCTAGCAGAGCCTCAGTTGAGGCCCCCCCCTGCTCAAACGGTTCAAGGAACTCAAGCTCTATGCAGGTGCCAAACGGTACCGGCAAAAAGTGATATCTAAGTAGCTCCCAGTTACCCCGTATCACTATCGGTTGAATAATAGCTCCCGGCATGGCTATGGTCAGGGCTCTAAATCCTGTGGATTTGAATTTTTTCATCTTCCCATCCCTAGCGCGTGTCCCTTCTGGAAAAAGTGCCGCAACCTGGCATTCCCGCTCCTTTCGTGCTCCGAAGCTCCGAATCGCCGCTATTGATCGCTTGGGATCCTTGCGGTCGATCAGCACGGAGCCCAGTCGCCTAAGAGAGAGGGAAATACTAGGAATCCAACGTCCTAACTCCTGCTTGGCAACGAAGCCGATCTCACGCTGCCGGCATGCCCACATAATCATCGGTATGTCGTACATGCTTTGATGATTCGATACGATAAGAACCGCGCGATCCTCTGGCAGTGTTGGTGTTCCTAAGACACGATAGGATGCCCCGGTCAGTAATCTGATATTCCAGATGATGCACAGGTTCATGATGTCGAGCACCCGTTTCTGTTGAGATCTGCCAAACAGCCCGGCTAGCAGCAGAAAAACGTGAAATACGCATAGGATCGATATAAATACGACGAAATAAGGCGGAGTTAGCACCCATCCAATTAACTTTCTATGCAGTGCCATCTCTACATTCATCTACTACTCTCGAAGAACCGTTTCATACTTATAGTCAGATCCTATTGCTCTGCATAGAAACTCCATGCGCAAGCTTCTTTGACAACTTCGCACTTAAAACTGCTTGCGCCCCGTACTCGGCCAGTCTTGCTGCGTATTCGAGCACCTCCCTCTTCTCTGTTAACGAGAGAGCGCTCATATGCAGATGTCGTATCGAATCAAGTTCTATGGCAAGCGCTAGTATTCTAGCTCGACCGTCCATAGTAGCATCAACTAGATCCTTTCGCAGCTCGTTGATAAGCCCCTTGATAGCCCCATCTTCATCACCAAGTATATCTGGCATCGCTGGGATAGTGGCATATATAGCTGCACGCAAGGTGATAGGTTCATTGCAACCTCCATCTTGCAGCACACCTCCATCTTGCAGCACAATGGACACGATGCGCGCTATGCGGGGATTAAATGACACCCCCTCCTCACGAACGATCCCAACCTCAAGGTTACCACCCGCTGCTCCAGCCTGCTGATAGTCCTGAGAGAGCTGTTGCAGGGTGCAAGGATCTAGTGTTCTAGACAGCTTAGCAAATAGCCCTGGACACTCCCGCTTAAATGATTCCAATCTTAGCTCCTTTATCTCCCACTTGCCTCAAACAATGTTTGACAAGGCTTGGGCACTCATTCATGCTAGCCAACTTACTTAAACTACTCAAAAGCTAGTACATGTATCGACCCTGACTCATCTAATTAAGCTGGTGCTGTCAGTTAGCTGCCATTACTATCACACTAACGTTCCCTACTAGAGAGCCATGAGGGCCAAACGCATGAAGAGAGTATTCATACCCCGCACGGCGATATGCGAAGCGGCTCAATTGAGCGTTATCACCTCTGCCCTCACCCTTATTATTACCTTTACGATGACTGCAAAAGCTGACGATTACATAGCGCTCCGTTACCGTGCGAGAGAAGGGTGGCCAATATCTGATAGACGCAGCCGCGCGCACCTATAGCGGCGTTGACCTGCTCTATAAGCTACGCTACGAAGCCAGAGGGGTGCTGGAGGGATCGGATCTATCCTCTGTCAGCCTATCGATCGATCATCGCGAAAATTCTCGCCATAAGAATATCGAGCTAGCCTTTGAACCGCACTCAAAGAGCGTCTCGGCTATACGACGGAAGGGGCTAGATGACCCAGATAAGCAGTCGGTCTCCTTCACTCCGAACAATCCAACCATCGATCCGATCGGCGCTGCCTTCCTGGCACGAACCCTTGAATGGCAAATTGGAGAGAGCAAGCACTTCGACGTATTTAATGGCAGGAGTCGCTATTTTATAACCTTAACCGCAGTTAAGCGCACCACGATTAATTTTCAGGGCGCGCCGCGTAACGTATTCGTAATATCTCCACAGGTGCGGAATCTAACAACTACTAAGCCTCGCTCTAAACTGCGTGAAGCCTTTATATACATCACAGATGATGAGCAACGGGATATTCTTAGGATTGAGAGCTCCGTATTTATAGGAATGGTAACGGTCGAGATGGATTCATTTATACCGGCTGTAGATACGCGCCCAGCGCTAACAACCATCGCTCAAAGAGACTCCTCAAGCGAAGCCCGCGCTCAGATGCGCTAACAGTTGTTAAGTTGAATCGCCTTCTGCGATCTATCCCAAGCCACTCAACGCACTTGTCAGTGAGCTCTGTTGTTGTTGCAAACGACTCGTCAAGGCCTCAAGGCGTGCATAGCGTGACCGCATACTCTCGGCCTGGCGCTCGATCTGTTTCTCGGCCTCTTGAATACGGGTGCTCAGATCAGAGACCGTCTCCTTATTGTTATTGACGCTCAGTTCCAACAATCCCTGAAAGCGGGTGTAAATATCGATAGTACCGGATGTTGTCGCCGTGATATCAGCAAAGCTGCTAAGAATATCGCTCACGCTCGTTGGTTCTGAAGCGATGGCTGTCTTTAGCTTAGTGGAGTCGAATTTAAGAGTTCCGTTCCGATCGGTTGTAATGCCGAGATCTGCAAAGATGCGCGCCGCAGAACCTCCGCTGGCAGTGGCGGTGGAGAGCGCAGAGCGCAGCGCTGTTAAGGCGCTGTCATCGTTTCTGCTACTAGCCAGTGGGGCGAATGTATTAGTCACCTCTTTTTTCGAATCATCTCTTGTAACCTGGTTGTTCTCATTTACGAACTGAACTAATTCATTGTACGAGTCGATAAAATCCTGCACCCTAGAGACAGTAGTGTCAACGTCTTCTGCTATTCGCACGATAGCGCTGCCGAGCGATGAAATGTTTAGAGTGACTCCAGGAATAACGTCGGTGATGCTGTTAGTAGTTCGTGTTATCGTTCCTATACCGGTGATAACTATCTCAGCATCATCAGCGGCATCCTCACTATGTGCCACTAAATTAGTAAGCGCGGCTCCTATCGCAGTTTGAGTGATAGTTCCCTTCTCTGTGCCTTCGTAGACAGAGGTAAGTACGATCTTGTAGGCCGGGCTTGCTGTCGTTCCTATATTTACAAGCGATGCCTGCGCTTTCGAACTGGCATTATTAAAAGCCGTAACAAAATCTGATGCGCTATAGGTAGCATCAGTAATTTCAATACCGATGCTTTCCTGCTCTGCTCCAATCCCTACAGTAAAACTGATGGTTCTATCGGCGGCTGACTCTGCTCCGCTAAGGGTGTTCTGGACAGCCCCACTTAGGCTTGCAAAGGTTGCATCGAAACTGAAGGTGTGGTTTTTTGCTAGAGAGTTAACAGTTACGGAATAGCCTCCGTTAATTGCTGCATTAGAGGCCTCGGCGGTTACTACGGACTCCTTACTACTGACACCTGTCTTGCTTACTCCTCCACCGCTAAGGGTCGTAAATCCCTTAAGGGTAGCACGCAGTAGATCCATTTTATTGCTAAGCTCTTCGGTTGCTGCATTTGTTTCCTGCAGCTCCGTAATACGTTTTTCATTGGGTTTAACCCGCGTAGTACGTGATGCTTCGCTGGCAGCTTCTATCAACGCTGCCGAATCGATGCCCGATGCTAAACCAGAAAAACTCATGCCGGCCATAGTCCCCCCCGCGATTGAAGCAGAAAAAGGGTCTAGGGGTATTTATTGCCGCCTAAAGCCGGCACTACTTTCCCTTACGAAGACCCTTACGAGGGGTTGTGCCCCTCACAACTTCACAGAGCCATGAGTGCAAGAACGGGTCCATGGCTGGGCAGAGCTCCTTAACTATACGCGCTACGTTGCGTGACTTATGGCGCTTCGCTTCATTAATAACGAGCGCAATCAGTGCAGTATTAAGGCTCCATACCCCCGGGCAAACCTGCGCTCCATAGCAGACCTGCGTAGCCTTAAGAGCTCGCGCAAGTACAATCGCCGCAAGGCCCGAAAACGCCGAGTAATTACCCTCGTCACTGACGAGCCGCGCCAGAGACGCTAGCGCGCAGCCAGGCGCCTGCAGCGCATCACTTATAAGAGCGATACGGGGTGACGTTCTATTGCTGCGGAGCCACCTACCGAGCTGAGTTAATACACGGGGGGTGAGGGGGGCGTCCTCCACAACTCGCAGGAACTCCGACCTAGTGATATATTGCGGTAGAGAGCTCATCAACTCCTGTAATGAAGCCCCACTAGCTTCCTGCTGAGTTGTTGCCACGATAAAGGACTCTATCATCGCTAAGGCAGCAGGGGTGCGGCCTATTCCCCACACCTCTGAACTTTCAACCAGCCAGGGGTGCTGTTTGCCGACCCCCATACCAACCGCGCTCTCGGTGCGAGCTGCACGCAATGAGGGTACTACAATTGGGGTGCGAAGTGCGCCTACCTTTATGCTGATAGCTCCCTTTGTTTTAAGGGCTCTCTCAATCGCCCTAGTAAGGTAGGAGATACGGGAGCCGCTAGTTGTGCGTTTTTTAAAAAGTAGCGCAACATCCATCTCGACCAGCTGCGCGATAGTCAGCGCCTCTTCAAAGGGCGCGCTGGGCCAGTCCGGGTCCCAGTACTGCCCAACGGTTGCGGTACGAATCACTTGAAATTTAGGATGTGCCTGCAGCTCCTTAACCTTCTGCTTTAGATTAATCTCCAACTGAACGGTGCTGTAGCTCTGTTCTACCCCTAGATCGTACGACTCTGCATTAGATTGTGTTGTATCCACGGCTCCGTTTGCTTCACTAGCGCCCCCATTCCCAAGGGCTAGAATGAGCTGTGCCAGATCTTCCATCTGCCGTGATGTTAGTTTATGTAGCTGCTTAATCCCCTGCGCTCTAAGCTCTATCAGCTTTTCACAGCTAATCTCAGCAACAGCTCCAAGCGTGCCCCTTTCAACTCCTATCAATTTTCCGATCTGAAGCGTGCGGAGAAATCCAAACCTATTTGAGGCAGCAAATGTTTCAAGCGCTTGGTCAAGTAGGTCCTCTGCATTACGTATTTTGGTCATTCCTGAATCCTACCTTTAATCTGCTAGATGCTAGGATGCGACTTTCTAACGCAATGGTCCAGGCCTCCTAACTCACAACCTATTAACGATATAATCCAGCACTGCTTTCCTCTGTGCATAACCCATCAATACGGAGTATAATAGAGGTAACTTAGTATGCTAGACCGGGATAAACGCACTGTATCGATAGAACCCCAGCCGCCCTCTACCTCTGCAAGCGTTGCAGGCGTTGCGCCTACCCATCGCTCGGCGCATTCCCGTTCTGCACCTTCAGACCAAGTACCAGCCCAAGAACCTGCAACCAAGGAGCTCTCTATAGGGATCCAACGTAGGATACCCAAGAAGCCCTCATACACTATTATTGACGAGATCAAGCAGACGATTCCAGCCGGACTTGAGCTTCATCGTGCATATCGCTACCAACTCCCCATAATGGCCCGCAAATTTGAACTGGTTGTTCTTAAGCTATACGTGCCACCACAGCTTGAGCCAGCGCTGGCTACATGGCGCCGCGCTCTAGAGGAGCTGCACCCAATGACAACTGTGCTAATCAATCGAGTGGAGGTTGATCAAAATCTACAGAATCATCTGCGCAGCCGCTTTCGCCGTACTGAACTCCTTACCGAAAGTGCGCGTCCGGTACTTGAGGAGATCCTCTCTAAGCTATTTGGAACTCAACCTGAAGCTCCCGTGAGTACGCGACTTGATCCACCACTTCGTGAAAACCTGCGCGATGTTCCATTTATCGCCATTGATCGACCTGATACGATCGATCGAGAGGACTTAATACACGGCGAGAAAAAATCCGATGGCTCCTTTATTCTGCGTGTAGCGTTCATCGATATCACAGATCACATTCGACCCCATAGTGTGGCGGATCGCTACGCTCTACGGGTTGGTAGCACACTGTATGGACGTAACCGTGCCATCTCTCCAGTAGGATCCCAACTTTTCGGGGGAGCCGGAACCTTTAAACTCGGAGAACTTCGGCCGGCCTGGGTTGTAGAGAGCCGCATCTCTCCTGATAAAGATGCGCAAACTGTCTCATGTAAGATTCGCAGAGCCTGGGTTAAAAACCACTCTAACCTCGACCCAAACGAACCCTTTGATATGCGATCTCAGCCCGATATCGCCCGCACAATCTCAGCACTAGCAGAGATAACCCGTATCCTAGAGCACTCTCGCACCTCGCGTTCTCCCATGATTCGCGTTGAAGGTGCCGGTACCGCCAGTCGCATCGTGGCAGAGACCATGATCGAGGCGAAGCGCCGTCTCGCCCATTACTTTGAGCGTCATATCAAAACCTCCGCCGTCTACCGCGTACACAAAAAACCATCGACCAGCGATATAGAGAGCTGGTGTACAGCCCTTCATCAGCTCAAGATCCCGGCTAACGGAGCAGACTTTGATTCGCCCCTCTCAGTGGCTGGTATCCTCAGGAGCCTAGAGGAGCACAGCTCGCACTCCGCTCGCTCCCTTTCGAATTCAATCCTCGACACCCTGCTTTTGCGCTCCACTTACTCAGTTAAGAACGATGGGCACTGGGGGCTACGCCTAGACGCCTATCTTGAGATTAAACCACGCGATGCCGCAGGACTGGCAAATCAGCTGCAACTTGATGCCAGCATGCGGCGCATGGATAATCTCTCTCAAGATGAAATGGGACGCCGAGCAACGATACTTAACGATAAACGCTGGGCCAGGGATGAGCGTAACTATAAACTTAGATTCCTAGAGATGCTCTCTGAGAAACTAGCGCTAGTTGGAGACCTTTTTCTTGGTGAAGTTGCACGAACCGGAGAAGATTTAAGCTACTGTCATGTACAGGGGTTTTCAAAGTGGGGTATTATAATACAGCCAATAAAACAGCAATTAATGGTTGGAGATCTCATTGCTCTTAAACTCCTGGGCTTTAATCTTAACTCTATGCGCTTTGAGTTTCAGATTGAGCAGCCTTAACTTGACTTAGAATATCGGTAACTGGTCACCATAGTTTAATGTCGTGATTCAAGCTATTGAGATTACGGCGAAGTTTCATTAGTAATTCGATTGGTCGTCCCCTGATCGGGGACGGCAGATTTTGTGACCAGTTAATGTTTCACCCCCGATTTGCGGAGCAAATCGGCCCCTTAGGGGCTATTGAGTGTCATTACCGTATGCGAATATTTCTGGAATAGGCTGACTAGTTATGAATATCAAAACTTAATTTATCACCCTTAAGTTCAACTCTAACCTTCCCCCCCTGCTTTAACTTACCGAATAGAATCTCATCGGCTAAGGGATCCTTGAGCTCACGTTGAATCAAGCGCGCCATGGGACGTGCTCCGAAGATGGCATCGAATCCTTTTTGCGCCAACCATTCCTGCGCTGCTGTGCTTACTTCAAAGGTGATCTTTCTATGCGTAAGCTGTGTCTCTAGCTCACGTATACATTTCGCTACGATCTGAACGATCACCTGTAGCGGTAATGGATTAAAAAAGACGGTCTCATCGAGACGATTGCGGAACTCCGGTTTAAACAAGGATTTAATCGCGGTGTCTCTAACGTTATTCGGCTGCGAGCTTCCAAAACCAAGCGCCCCCGCCTTTTCAGAGCCGGCATTAGTCGTAAAGATTACGATGATATTTCTAAAATCACCCTTGCGCCCCTGAGAATCGGTTAGGACTGCATCGTCCATAATTTGCAGAAATATATTGAATACATCGGGATGCGCTTTCTCAATCTCGTCAAATAGTATAACGCCGTACGGGTTCTTGCGAACCAGATCGATTAGCAGCCCGCCCTCCTCATATCCAACATATCCCGGAGGAGCTCCGGTAAAGCGCGCTACATGGTGCTTGTCGTTAAACTCGCTCATATCAAAACGATGGAAGTGAACTCCAAGCTCCTCTGCAAGTGCACGCGCAAGCTCCGTTTTTCCTACACCGGTAGGGCCCGCAAAAAGAAAGCTCCCAATTGGCTTAGCCTCTGACTGCAAACTAGCCCTACTACGTTTAATGGCCTGCGCAACGCTAGCTACTGCTTGGTCCTGACCAAAAACTCGCATCTTTAACTGCGTGCTAAGGTTCTTAAGGACCCGCTCATCGGTGTTGCTAACGCTCTTTACCGGCACACGAGCTATCGCCGATACGACGCTCTCAATATGCTCCTCAGTGATTATCTTTCGACGCTTTTTCTTTGGAAGCAGTGCATTTGCGGCCCCCGCCTCATCGATTACATCGATAGCTTTATCAGGTAGGAATCGTTCGTTAATGTGCTTAGCCGAAAGCTCGGCTGCGGCTTTTAGCGCATTTGCGGAGAAGGTGACCTTGTGAAAAGTTTCAAATCTCTCCTTGAGCCCTTCAAGTACGAGGATCGTCTCTGCAACACTCGGCTCTGCCAAATCTATCGT
Protein-coding sequences here:
- a CDS encoding S8 family peptidase yields the protein MHLKSIFKSLPLLRSLPIGLYGTLLLYGIAFSTAHAEPLAYTEPLAHAEPLSYAEPLRLIVPGKEVVVSFPRDLQTRAAARNIKNLRTPAHLHIQRSQGSSSIGVVSTTDVVAAQSFNPVVVNDAAIAAICAEVYRNNPTTSVTCEANVLFHAAGIPNDTNYSALYGMERIGAPAAWDITTGSSSVVVAVVDTGIDYMHPDLQGNIQLNSGETPANGVDDDGNGFVDDYYGYDFANTDRNPMDDNEHGTHVAGTIGARGNNARGVTGVNWQVGLLAVKVLDSQGSGFLSDVAAGIEYAADRGASVINLSLGGPSNAQVLQNAVTYARTQNVLLVVAAGNESSDNDSVPSYPGNFSADNILVVAATNSSDVLTNFSNYGVTKVDVAAPGSDILSTTPSDAYQSFSGTSMATPHVAGLAALIKGVNPTLGYADIKTIIMNTVDSQASLLGRIVTGGRINAASAIAVAISGIAPTPPTDVLVGNNTLTLSIERSQRRAYLFGEIFDSNGNLLADKAVHLLCKKRQVATRVSDLSGYYELERRRPKVHTRCYVKDDNGNRSRSVRLR
- a CDS encoding RNB domain-containing ribonuclease, with product MLDRDKRTVSIEPQPPSTSASVAGVAPTHRSAHSRSAPSDQVPAQEPATKELSIGIQRRIPKKPSYTIIDEIKQTIPAGLELHRAYRYQLPIMARKFELVVLKLYVPPQLEPALATWRRALEELHPMTTVLINRVEVDQNLQNHLRSRFRRTELLTESARPVLEEILSKLFGTQPEAPVSTRLDPPLRENLRDVPFIAIDRPDTIDREDLIHGEKKSDGSFILRVAFIDITDHIRPHSVADRYALRVGSTLYGRNRAISPVGSQLFGGAGTFKLGELRPAWVVESRISPDKDAQTVSCKIRRAWVKNHSNLDPNEPFDMRSQPDIARTISALAEITRILEHSRTSRSPMIRVEGAGTASRIVAETMIEAKRRLAHYFERHIKTSAVYRVHKKPSTSDIESWCTALHQLKIPANGADFDSPLSVAGILRSLEEHSSHSARSLSNSILDTLLLRSTYSVKNDGHWGLRLDAYLEIKPRDAAGLANQLQLDASMRRMDNLSQDEMGRRATILNDKRWARDERNYKLRFLEMLSEKLALVGDLFLGEVARTGEDLSYCHVQGFSKWGIIIQPIKQQLMVGDLIALKLLGFNLNSMRFEFQIEQP
- the ribH gene encoding 6,7-dimethyl-8-ribityllumazine synthase — protein: MAQASYNIAQLPRVEGANVAIIASKWYREYSEAMIKKCLGVLEDGGCAEPQIHIVPGCLEIPLAARRLMQCDPTLEAIIVFGVILKGDTYHFDIVKDLCMSGLERVMFECDVPIINEILPVDKIEDAAARSQDDQRNKGLEAGIATLEIIDWRRKHPLPQHTR
- a CDS encoding lysophospholipid acyltransferase family protein, with the protein product MNVEMALHRKLIGWVLTPPYFVVFISILCVFHVFLLLAGLFGRSQQKRVLDIMNLCIIWNIRLLTGASYRVLGTPTLPEDRAVLIVSNHQSMYDIPMIMWACRQREIGFVAKQELGRWIPSISLSLRRLGSVLIDRKDPKRSIAAIRSFGARKERECQVAALFPEGTRARDGKMKKFKSTGFRALTIAMPGAIIQPIVIRGNWELLRYHFLPVPFGTCIELEFLEPFEQGGASTEALLEQIEDRIRGAVRA
- the clpA gene encoding ATP-dependent Clp protease ATP-binding subunit ClpA, encoding MFSTELGLTLEAAFREAASRRHAFFCLEHLLYALTFDEQIMEILRSAGADLQLLRKDLESFFDKHVEVIPVKSQRGVVAEPAQTPAVQRVLQRAIMHVRSAQKDIITPAEVFVAIFTEEDSHAVFYLAKQSITRLDIVNFIAHGALSGSQEREDLLASSDDEEDDFGTARPARSILEQFTEDLTALARAHKLDPVIGRENEIERALKVLCRRQKNNPLFLGEPGVGKTAMAHAIASRIVAGEIPEQLQGAEVFLLNMGTLVAGTKFRGEFEERVRRVILEVKHRPNAILFIDELHTVVGAGATGTGSLDAANLLKPALASGEIRCMGSTTHADYKKTIEKDRALSRRFSTIDLAEPSVAETILVLEGLKERFETFHKVTFSANALKAAAELSAKHINERFLPDKAIDVIDEAGAANALLPKKKRRKIITEEHIESVVSAIARVPVKSVSNTDERVLKNLSTQLKMRVFGQDQAVASVAQAIKRSRASLQSEAKPIGSFLFAGPTGVGKTELARALAEELGVHFHRFDMSEFNDKHHVARFTGAPPGYVGYEEGGLLIDLVRKNPYGVILFDEIEKAHPDVFNIFLQIMDDAVLTDSQGRKGDFRNIIVIFTTNAGSEKAGALGFGSSQPNNVRDTAIKSLFKPEFRNRLDETVFFNPLPLQVIVQIVAKCIRELETQLTHRKITFEVSTAAQEWLAQKGFDAIFGARPMARLIQRELKDPLADEILFGKLKQGGKVRVELKGDKLSFDIHN
- the fliD gene encoding flagellar filament capping protein FliD, whose amino-acid sequence is MSFSGLASGIDSAALIEAASEASRTTRVKPNEKRITELQETNAATEELSNKMDLLRATLKGFTTLSGGGVSKTGVSSKESVVTAEASNAAINGGYSVTVNSLAKNHTFSFDATFASLSGAVQNTLSGAESAADRTISFTVGIGAEQESIGIEITDATYSASDFVTAFNNASSKAQASLVNIGTTASPAYKIVLTSVYEGTEKGTITQTAIGAALTNLVAHSEDAADDAEIVITGIGTITRTTNSITDVIPGVTLNISSLGSAIVRIAEDVDTTVSRVQDFIDSYNELVQFVNENNQVTRDDSKKEVTNTFAPLASSRNDDSALTALRSALSTATASGGSAARIFADLGITTDRNGTLKFDSTKLKTAIASEPTSVSDILSSFADITATTSGTIDIYTRFQGLLELSVNNNKETVSDLSTRIQEAEKQIERQAESMRSRYARLEALTSRLQQQQSSLTSALSGLG
- a CDS encoding DUF3108 domain-containing protein encodes the protein MREKGGQYLIDAAARTYSGVDLLYKLRYEARGVLEGSDLSSVSLSIDHRENSRHKNIELAFEPHSKSVSAIRRKGLDDPDKQSVSFTPNNPTIDPIGAAFLARTLEWQIGESKHFDVFNGRSRYFITLTAVKRTTINFQGAPRNVFVISPQVRNLTTTKPRSKLREAFIYITDDEQRDILRIESSVFIGMVTVEMDSFIPAVDTRPALTTIAQRDSSSEARAQMR